TGCAGCTACGTATGGGCTAACGGCAAGGCAGGCCATTGCGCTGATCCGCACCCGTGCAGGTTTAACGGGTAACCTTACGGTACCGCTGGCCACTACACAGGCCCTAATGCGGACAGCCATCCGCCACGAAAGGCGTATTGAGCTGGCTTTTGAAGAACACCGCCATATGGACCTGAGAAGGTGGAAAATAGCAGAGTCGGTGCTCAATCAGCCCGTATCGGGCCTGAAGATCCTGAAAACGGGCGCTACTACATACAGCTATACGCCGGAGGTGGTAGAACCGAGGGTGTTTACGGCCAAAATGTATTATTATCCCTTCCCTCAGGAGGAACTTAGCAGGAACCCGGGATTGGTGCAAAACACGGGTTGGTAAATCTAAACAAAGGAATTATGAAGAAATTATTTATATTATTGATGTTCAGCATCATTTTTTTGGATGCCATGGCGCAGCAGCTGAGCGTTAAGGGTAAGGTTACGGATAGCCAGGGGGCCGGACTACCCGGAATAAATGTTACCGTTGAAGGAACCAGGCTGGGAACAACATCAGATGGTTCAGGGCAGTATACCATTAACGTGCCCAATGCCAATGCGGTGCTGGTCTTTTCTTCGGTGGGCTACACGCCCAAAAAAGTACAACTTAACGGCCGCTCTGTAATCAATGTAAGTCTTGCCGATGATGCAAAGTCGATGGATGAGGTGGTGGTTGTAGGCTATGGTACGCAAAAGAAAGCGAGTGTGGTTGGGGCAATTTCCAATGTCAATGTAAAGGAACTGCGTAGGGCCGCGCCTTCCAACCTGAGCAATGCTTTAGGAGGGAGTGTACCCGGACTGATCACCCGGATGGGGGATGGTGCCGTAGGTGGGGTACAAAACAGGTACTCCAACGGCGGCATTGATGACGCACAGATCTTTATCCGTGGAAAGTCTACGCTGAATGCCCAGGGCGCTTTGGTATTGATTGATGGGGTGGAAGGTTCCCTTTCGAGGATCAATCCGGAGGATATTGAACAGTTTACCATTTTAAAAGACGCTTCTGCTACAGCAATATATGGGGTAAGGGGGGCCAATGGGGTTATCCTGATCACGACCAGAAAAGGAGAGGCCGGTAAGCCAAGAGTAAGCGTAACCAGCCAGTTCAGGAGAATGCAGCCAATGGACTTTCCGAAGTTTCTGGGTTCTTACGATTATGCTACGCTTTACAATGAAGCACTGAAAAATGCAAATCTTGCTACCTTATATACGGCTGAAGACCTGGAGCTTTACCGTAACGGAAAGGACCCTATCGGGCATTCGGATGTAAACTGGGCCGATGTGTTAAAGAACGATCATTTTATGGAGCAGCAGCATGTGGCCAATATTTCTGGTGGAACGGAACGGATAAGGTATTATGTTGGCGGGGAATATAACCAGTCGGGCGGCATTTTTGTAGGCCGTAAGGAAAACAATACCGACTATAACTACCGACGCTATAACCTCCGGTCGAATCTGGATTTTTCCATTACCAAGAGTACGGAACTTAGCGTGAAGCTGAACGGAAGGCTGAATGACCTGAACACACCTATTAAAGCTGAGAGCAGCGGGCAACGGGTGAACGGTGTGGCCTGGTACGACATCGTAACAAGAAGGCCCAATGAGGGGCAGCTGTATAACCCGGATGGTTCTTATGCTGCAGGTGCGGGTGCAATTTCTGGCTGGAATGCGCTGTCTGATCTGTATGACGGTGGCTTTATCAGGCGCTTATCCAATACCATAGAGTCGAATTTTACTTTAAACCAGAAACTGGATTTCATTACCCCAGGTCTATGGTTTCGTGCTTTATATGGGATGACTTTTGGCAATGGGTCAACCAGGCAGCTGAACCGAAACCCCGCTATATTTAGTTATGCGCCTTCAACGGGCATTTATACACTTGAAAGGGCAGAAGTATTGCCCTGGTATAGTGCGGTAGGCGGGCAATTTCAGGATTTTGGACGGACGCAGCAGGTAGAGGCAGCACTGAATTATGATAAAACGATTGCCGATGCCCACCACCTGACCGCGATGGCAGTTTTGACACAGTCGACAAACGAGGCGCAGGCCGCCCTGCCCCGTTATTTTCAGGGCGTGGCAGGCCGTATGACTTATGCCTATAAAGATAAATACCTTGCCGAGGCCAATCTTGGCTACAATGGATCTGATGCTTTTAAGAAAGGCCGCCGCTATGCTTTTTTTCCGGCAGGTGCACTGGGCTGGGTACTTTCGGAAGAAAGCTTTATGAAAAAGAACCTGAAGTTTATTAATTTCATGAAATTGAGGGCTTCCTATGGTGAAGTAGGGAACGACAGGCTGAGCGGCGGTTTGCTCTACTTTTACCAGTACAATTTTGCAGCCCCATCAGCCCCTGCAACAGACAATACGCTCAATGGTTATTACAACCTGGGAACGGGTGCAGGTACCCCGCAAATTGGTTTGGTAGAAGGGACGCTGGGGAACGATCTGGTAACCTGGGAAACGGCACGAAAACTTGATTTTGGCCTGGAAATAAAGCTGTTTAACAACCGCCTGAGTTTTACTGGGGATGTGTTTTATGAGAAAAGGAACGACATCCTTGCCCAGCGGGCCGACTTTCCAATCTATACAGGGTTAACTACGGCCAAACTTCCGGCGCTGAATATTGGTAAGGTAGACAATAAAGGCCTGGAATTATCACTAAATTACGCCGACCGGATAGGAGGTTTGGGCTATAACATTGGGGGCAATTATACCTTTGTGAGGAACAAAGTGATTTTCAAAGGTGAAGCCAAGCAGAAATACGACTGGCAATATGCGACGGGACATCCCATTGGAACGGAAAGTCTGTATACCTGGACAGGTAAATTTTACACTGAGGAGGACCTGCTGAACCCTGAGGTGGCCAAACCTTCGGGTGTGCGTGCGGGGGAACTCATGTTTGCCGATCTGAACGGCGATAAGGTAATCAACAGTGACGATATGGCTTACCAGGGTTTTACAGAAACGCCTGAAATAACCTTTGGCTTTACACTGGGTGCAGATTATAAGGGCTTTTACCTTTCAACCAACTGGTATGGGGCCTCAAATGTTGCTTATCGGCCATCAGGCGCCATCCGGTATGAATTTGCAAATAATGTTCAGCCTTTTCAGATGGAGGACCGCTGGGTATATGATCCGGAACGTGGGCTGGATACCCGTGCAACGGCCAAGTATCCGGTGCTGATGATTGGGGGGGCTCCGCAGACCAGGCTGGCTTCTACCTTTCATAAACTGAATGCAGCATATCTGAGGCTGAGGGCCGTTGAGCTGGGCTATGATTTCCCTAAAACCATTATCCAAAAACTCCGGGTATCGGCGCTGAGGCTTTTTGTAAGCGGTTCTAATTTGCTTACCTTCTCGGGAATGAAAAAGTATCATATTGATCCGGAATACATTGGTTCGAGCAATCCGGATGCCCCAGGGACAAACGGCGCATCAACAGGAGTGTACTCCCCACAAAATAAATTCTATGCTTTCGGGCTTAACATTACTTTTTAGGTATCAGAATGAAGATTATGAGAAAGATATTTTTAGTTGTGACTTTGGTAATGACCGCATGTTTATCCTGCACTAAAGACGGGGCCGACTTGCTGGACCCAACTGCCAGCAGAGGAATAAGTGATGTGTTTGGCAATGCCACCAACAGCGATAAGTTTTTAATGGACATTTACAGGCAGATACTCCCTGTGCTGCCAAGAACAGATTTTGCCGGCTCGCGCTGGAGGCACAATTACCTGCTCGATGTGGGGACGGAAAATGGTTCCAGTAATATTCAGGGAAACCTGCCCGTACGTGATTACAATGCAGGTTCGCTGACGCCAAGTAGTACCGGGCTGTTTTCTTACAGTGATTGGAGGGACGGTTATGTGGCCATCCGTGCCTGTTACCTTTTTCTGGCGCATATTGACGAGGTGCCGCTAGACCCTCAGTTTAACTATGATGAGACCACCCGAAAAATCCGTAAGGCGGAAGCAAAATGGCTTCTGGCATTTAACTATGCCGAACTGGCCAAAGAATTTGGAGGATTGCCATTGGTGAAAAAGGTAGTAGACCCCCTGGATGATGTTGCTGTGGCGCGAAGCTCTTTTGACGAAACGATAAGCTATGTTGTACAGTTATGTGATGAGGCCGCGGTGGATCTGCCACCTGTTTATACCGACAATGAATTGGGAAGGGCTACCAGGGGCGCAGCCCTGGCATTGAAGGCAAGAATGCTGCTGTATGCAGCAAGTCCACTTTGGAATGACAGCAGCAGTCCGGCCGATTCTCCTTTTGGTGGAAAGTATGATGCCGGAAAATGGCTTAAAGCTGCCCAGGCTGCCCAGGCCGTAATGAATTTAAATGCTTATCAGTTGCACCAGGATATTGCCACATTGTTTAATACACGCACCAATTCTGAAATCATATATGCCCGTATGCAGGAGCCGATGGCTTATTTCAGTGCTACCAATGTGCCTTACCGTTTGTATAATGGTACCGGGGCCTATGCATTAGGTGGCGCTAACCAGGTAACCTATAACATGGTCAAGGAATATGAGGTGCTGAAAAATGGCGTGGCTTATTCTGTTGATGATCCGGCTTCGGGGCATAATTTACAGGATCCCTATAAAAACAGGGACCCGCGGTTTTACCGTGATTGTATTTACAACGGCGCACAGATACTGGGCAAAGCGGCTGAATTTGGTGATGTAGCCGCCGGAGTGGCAAAAACGCCCGCCCATAATATGCTGCCCAGCATCTACAATACCTATGTATTTAACGTGAAGTTTTGCGATCTTACCCTGAACGTAACCTGGAACGCGCGCAGCCCTTCGGCCGGTACCCGTACCAATCAGAATTATCCTTACCTGCGGTATGCGGAGGTATTGCTGAATTACGCTGAGGCCATGAATGAAGTTTACGGACCTGAAGGGACCGGGCCGGGTTTAACGCGGACTGCACTGGATGCGCTGAACGAAGTACGCACCAGGGCAAAATACCCTGCTGGTAAGCCCGAGTATATGGGACTGAGTGGCGGAATGCCCCCCGTTGCTTCGGGGCTTGGCAAAGATGAGTTCCGCCGGAAACTAAGGCACGAACGCAGGGTGGAGTTCTGTTTTGAGGAACACTGGTTCTGGGACTTGCGCCGCTGGAAGCTGACACCCGATCTTGACATCAAGGCACAGATTCCTGTATGGGTTTCACCAACCACGGTACAGTACCAGATCAAGACGATAGACAACAGGTACTTCGATCCTAAGATGTACCGGATGCCAATACCACAGGTAGAGATACAGGCAAATCCCAAATTGGTTCAAAATCCAGATTGGTAAATGATAACGTAACGATGAAAGTACTATTTAAGATTATTGTCCTATGCCTGCCGGGATTACTTTTTGCGCAGCAAAAGAAGACAGCCGATTTCGCAGCCCTGAACAACACACATGACATGTTGCTGTCGGCATGGGGTCCTTACTCCAAGCGCTATGCCGGAATTTCACATATTCCGGAATTTAAGTCGGGGATCCGGTTTGATTTTTCGGTTTTTCCGGGTTTGTACCGCTATAAGCCCTCTGTTCCGCATGTTTTGCTGCAGTCGGATTATTTCCCCTGGAAATCGAATGACGACCTTACAAAATATACCTTCAGGCATGAACTGCTTTGGAAAGATGAGGCTTATGCCGATGTAACTTACGAAGTAGTTGATTCTTCATCTGTACTGGTGGCTGTGCGATGCGTGAACAATACGGCCTTGCCGCAGAATATGGATGTTAACCTGATGGCTTACCTGGACTATCCGGAAAACTATCCGCTGTATGGCCTTCATTTGGGAAAGGGTTCATTCTGGATAAATGCCCTGGAATACCAATCGCTTAAGTTTGCCAAACCGGGCCCGCGCGACAACCTGGTTTATGATGGATGGCTGGCCGCTGAAGTGAGAAATGAAGCATTTATAGATGGGCGGGGCATGGGTGCTGCATTTAGCAGTACCAATGGGAACAGGGTAAATTATCAGATCCCATTAACTGACAGGCAGCTGGAAGGTAAACTGATCCTTTTTTACCGTATGAAAAAAGGTACAAGCCAGGTTTTTCGTACAGGTGGCTTGGCAGAGGAAAGCATCAGGTTAAAGGGTACAGGTAACCTGGAACAGGTAAGCATTGCTTATCGTGCTGATAAAGCAGGTTTACAGGCGTTTTGGATAACATCTGAGGCTGGGGATGTGGTTGAGTTTAACGGCTTTGCCCTGGTGCCTTCAGCGGAACCGCTACCCGAAATAGTGGCATTGGAGAAGCAGTTTACTCCGGAGGTAAAGGAAGATATGGACTCGAAAACCCTGGTGCTGAAATATAAGGAGATCGCCAATTACTATGGAATAGCCTGGGACGACAACAACGCCAGGATAAGGGAATTTAAAAACGATGAGCTGGATTACTTTTTCAGGCGCCATGTAAACAACCAGACGCATCAAACATTTGTGGGGAACAATAAGGGAAATTTCGCGAATGTTTACATCCGACCTGTGGAACTGGATGCCCATGAAGAGAAAACCATATACGCTTTATTGTGTAAAGGGGATTATGAACAGGTTAAAAAGGGGCTGGGCCGGTTACATGAACTGAAGCAAAAGACGATAGCGGCAAAAGCTGGACCGCTTAGTCCGGAATTGCTGCCCGGTGGGGAGAAATATGCCTTTAGTCAGCAGATACTCAAAGCAACCCTCATGACCAATATCATGTACCCGGTATACACCCAGAACAGTTACATCCGTCATTTTACCCCGGGAAAATGGTACAACTCCCTATATACCTGGGATTCTGGTTTTATTGCAGTGGGCCTAAATGAGATCAGTGCAAAACTGGCAGCTGAGTGTATCAATGTATATACCACCGGAGAAGATAACCAGAATGCATTCATCCAGCATGGTACGCCCTATCCGGTGCAGATCTATGCTTTTTTTGATCTTTGGAACAAAACACAATCGCGCGAGGCGCTTGCTTATTTCTACCCCCGCCTTAAGCGTTACTACGAATTTATGGCCGGGCGCTACGGCAGTTCGACCACTAGGGCATTGAAATCTAATATGCTGACATCCTGGGATTATTTTTACAATTCTGGCGGCTGGGACGACTACCCGGCACAGGTAACTGTTCACGAGCAAAAGGGCACTAAAAAAGTAGCTGCTGCGGTGAACAATGCTTACAGCATCCGGATTGCAAAAATGCTGAGAATGGCGGCCATTGCCTTAAAGAAAGACAAAGACCTGGCAGCTTACGATGCAGACATTAAACAGTTTGCAGTAGCTTTGCAGCAACATTCATGGAATGAAAACTCGGGGTATTTTAGTTATGTGCTGCATGATGAACAAGGAAATCCTACGGGACATTTTAAGGATCCGCTGAGCGGGGAAGATCATAATATGGGATTGGATGGTGCCTACCCGCTATTTGCCGGTATTTGCACACCTGCACAGGAAGCCAGGTTGCTTGAAAAGATCTTTTCAGAAAAACACATGTGGACGCCCTCTGGTATATGTGTGGTTGACCAGTCTGCCCCGTATTTTAAGCCGGTAGGTTATTGGAACGGCTCTGTCTGGATGCCGCACCAATGGTTTACGTGGAAGGCCATGCTTGACCTTGGCCGCTTTGACCTGGCGCAAAAGATTGCATTTAAAGGTTTGGATGTGTTTAAAAAAGAGGTCGATAATTCCTATGCGACATTTGAATATTTCTCTGCCAAAACAGGGCGGGGCGCGGGCTGGCACCAGTTTGGCGGGCTTTCAGCTCCTGTACTCTCGTGGTTTTCGGCTTACTTTAAGCCGGGTACTGTAACTACGGGCTTTGAAATCTGGATCAAGGACCAGGAATTCAATGTTAGGCATTCTGCCTACAAAGCGAACCTTTCTTTTGACCAGGCCACTGTTGCCCATGCCAGGAGCTTA
This Pedobacter africanus DNA region includes the following protein-coding sequences:
- a CDS encoding SusC/RagA family TonB-linked outer membrane protein, whose protein sequence is MKKLFILLMFSIIFLDAMAQQLSVKGKVTDSQGAGLPGINVTVEGTRLGTTSDGSGQYTINVPNANAVLVFSSVGYTPKKVQLNGRSVINVSLADDAKSMDEVVVVGYGTQKKASVVGAISNVNVKELRRAAPSNLSNALGGSVPGLITRMGDGAVGGVQNRYSNGGIDDAQIFIRGKSTLNAQGALVLIDGVEGSLSRINPEDIEQFTILKDASATAIYGVRGANGVILITTRKGEAGKPRVSVTSQFRRMQPMDFPKFLGSYDYATLYNEALKNANLATLYTAEDLELYRNGKDPIGHSDVNWADVLKNDHFMEQQHVANISGGTERIRYYVGGEYNQSGGIFVGRKENNTDYNYRRYNLRSNLDFSITKSTELSVKLNGRLNDLNTPIKAESSGQRVNGVAWYDIVTRRPNEGQLYNPDGSYAAGAGAISGWNALSDLYDGGFIRRLSNTIESNFTLNQKLDFITPGLWFRALYGMTFGNGSTRQLNRNPAIFSYAPSTGIYTLERAEVLPWYSAVGGQFQDFGRTQQVEAALNYDKTIADAHHLTAMAVLTQSTNEAQAALPRYFQGVAGRMTYAYKDKYLAEANLGYNGSDAFKKGRRYAFFPAGALGWVLSEESFMKKNLKFINFMKLRASYGEVGNDRLSGGLLYFYQYNFAAPSAPATDNTLNGYYNLGTGAGTPQIGLVEGTLGNDLVTWETARKLDFGLEIKLFNNRLSFTGDVFYEKRNDILAQRADFPIYTGLTTAKLPALNIGKVDNKGLELSLNYADRIGGLGYNIGGNYTFVRNKVIFKGEAKQKYDWQYATGHPIGTESLYTWTGKFYTEEDLLNPEVAKPSGVRAGELMFADLNGDKVINSDDMAYQGFTETPEITFGFTLGADYKGFYLSTNWYGASNVAYRPSGAIRYEFANNVQPFQMEDRWVYDPERGLDTRATAKYPVLMIGGAPQTRLASTFHKLNAAYLRLRAVELGYDFPKTIIQKLRVSALRLFVSGSNLLTFSGMKKYHIDPEYIGSSNPDAPGTNGASTGVYSPQNKFYAFGLNITF
- a CDS encoding RagB/SusD family nutrient uptake outer membrane protein produces the protein MRKIFLVVTLVMTACLSCTKDGADLLDPTASRGISDVFGNATNSDKFLMDIYRQILPVLPRTDFAGSRWRHNYLLDVGTENGSSNIQGNLPVRDYNAGSLTPSSTGLFSYSDWRDGYVAIRACYLFLAHIDEVPLDPQFNYDETTRKIRKAEAKWLLAFNYAELAKEFGGLPLVKKVVDPLDDVAVARSSFDETISYVVQLCDEAAVDLPPVYTDNELGRATRGAALALKARMLLYAASPLWNDSSSPADSPFGGKYDAGKWLKAAQAAQAVMNLNAYQLHQDIATLFNTRTNSEIIYARMQEPMAYFSATNVPYRLYNGTGAYALGGANQVTYNMVKEYEVLKNGVAYSVDDPASGHNLQDPYKNRDPRFYRDCIYNGAQILGKAAEFGDVAAGVAKTPAHNMLPSIYNTYVFNVKFCDLTLNVTWNARSPSAGTRTNQNYPYLRYAEVLLNYAEAMNEVYGPEGTGPGLTRTALDALNEVRTRAKYPAGKPEYMGLSGGMPPVASGLGKDEFRRKLRHERRVEFCFEEHWFWDLRRWKLTPDLDIKAQIPVWVSPTTVQYQIKTIDNRYFDPKMYRMPIPQVEIQANPKLVQNPDW
- a CDS encoding MGH1-like glycoside hydrolase domain-containing protein, with the translated sequence MKVLFKIIVLCLPGLLFAQQKKTADFAALNNTHDMLLSAWGPYSKRYAGISHIPEFKSGIRFDFSVFPGLYRYKPSVPHVLLQSDYFPWKSNDDLTKYTFRHELLWKDEAYADVTYEVVDSSSVLVAVRCVNNTALPQNMDVNLMAYLDYPENYPLYGLHLGKGSFWINALEYQSLKFAKPGPRDNLVYDGWLAAEVRNEAFIDGRGMGAAFSSTNGNRVNYQIPLTDRQLEGKLILFYRMKKGTSQVFRTGGLAEESIRLKGTGNLEQVSIAYRADKAGLQAFWITSEAGDVVEFNGFALVPSAEPLPEIVALEKQFTPEVKEDMDSKTLVLKYKEIANYYGIAWDDNNARIREFKNDELDYFFRRHVNNQTHQTFVGNNKGNFANVYIRPVELDAHEEKTIYALLCKGDYEQVKKGLGRLHELKQKTIAAKAGPLSPELLPGGEKYAFSQQILKATLMTNIMYPVYTQNSYIRHFTPGKWYNSLYTWDSGFIAVGLNEISAKLAAECINVYTTGEDNQNAFIQHGTPYPVQIYAFFDLWNKTQSREALAYFYPRLKRYYEFMAGRYGSSTTRALKSNMLTSWDYFYNSGGWDDYPAQVTVHEQKGTKKVAAAVNNAYSIRIAKMLRMAAIALKKDKDLAAYDADIKQFAVALQQHSWNENSGYFSYVLHDEQGNPTGHFKDPLSGEDHNMGLDGAYPLFAGICTPAQEARLLEKIFSEKHMWTPSGICVVDQSAPYFKPVGYWNGSVWMPHQWFTWKAMLDLGRFDLAQKIAFKGLDVFKKEVDNSYATFEYFSAKTGRGAGWHQFGGLSAPVLSWFSAYFKPGTVTTGFEIWIKDQEFNVRHSAYKANLSFDQATVAHARSLMVCMNPAFDYEVLVNGKAVQANVPYAGLLQISLPASNKDVSLIIQPMRR